The following is a genomic window from Segatella hominis.
TTTCTTATTTAAGACATTTTGCATTATGGTCATATTCACGATGTTCGTGGATATGACCGCTCTAAGTAATAACATAACGAATAGAGATGGTTTATGGCGTGTTGATTCAGACTCCGTCACAATTACCACAAGCTATAGTGAGAAACAGCCAGAAAAATTAAATGTATGCATTTATAATCACAGCAATTCGACGATATATATAGGGCGAACTTATGGATTGTTGATGCAAGTAGATGGGGAATGGAAATACATTGCCAAAGGTAGAAATCAAAAGTGCATAACTATATGGCCAGCGTCAAAACGTAACTTTCAAGTCAGTCTATGCGCTAAGAAAATAAAAAGCTCCTCTGGATGGGCATATAGAACAGATTCACTTTACAAAGTAAGATTTGACATGTATGACAGCGATGGCGTTTTTATTGACAAAATGGACTCTGATTTCAAAGTTTCTGGTAATATTGTTTGGCATCTGACTGACGGATTAGTGATTATACATTTAGATTGAATATTCCAAATGCGACATCTCAATTCTTCAATATACGTAGATTGGTTGGATCCATCAATGCCCGCTCGTACATGTGGAAGAACAGCAGAAAATATAAAAGAGAAAATAAAAAAATATGATAAGTTTATACTTGTTGCTACAGAAGGTGCTATTGCGTCAAAATGGTGCAATTGGGAATTAGGCTTTGGTGATGCTCAAAAGTATGCTTACGGTAAAATAGCCTTATTTCCTATCCGTTATGACGAAAAGGATTGGTCAGAAAGTGAATACTTAGAACTATATCCTGTTATAGGATATATTGATAGTTGTCAATATTCGGATGAGTTTAATCAATCCCTTTTTACAGGTTATTATGTTTTTTGTCATTATGGCACGAAGAAGGCAATAAAATTGGTTGATTGGTTATCGAGATAATAATAGAAATCGCCTAACTTTAAGTGCAAACTTAATGTTAGGCAGTAACTCGTCTATCTCATATATAGTTCTGTGCAATTATCATTCCAACACCTCCTGCAACAACAAAGATACCAATCGTGAAGAAAAAACAAAAGAACCATTGTGCATAGTGACCGAGATAGCAACCATCATATTCCTTGTAGCGTTCACGGACTTTCTTCCGTTCATCGGCAAACATGGAATTGACCTCACGGATATGCATCTGCATCTGTGCGGTCATCCATTGGCGTTCTTTGGCAAACAGTTCTTGGATTTTCTGCCAGTCAGCATCATTGACATTTACAGACACCTTTAATTTAGTGGAAGCATTCTCCAAGACCTTGTCTATGTGCTGATTGATGGTATCTACCTTTTTGCCGATGGTAGTCACAGCACCACCCAATTGAACTTCCGAACGCTGATACTGCTGAATGGCAGACTCCAGTTCAAGTGTGGCATTGATGAAGGTGTCGGTTGCCTTATCAATGTCCTTACTCAACTGCTTCAACTCAGGAACACGGTTTACAAGTCCGTCTTCGGCTTGCTGTTCCTCGACCTCGTTTTCGACATCATTCATCATGTTGTCGAAGTCGGATCTTTCTTCTGTGTCTATGTTTATCTTGCTTTTTCTGATTGCCATATTGTTATTGATTTATCGGTGGAAACTTCTACTGCGTGGTTTAGGCTTGCACATGGAATGAGCCATCTGTGCGCAACGGTGGGCAAACTTCCAGTCATCTTCATCGTCTTTCTTTCCCCAACCAGATTCAGGAGAAGAACCGCCACCGCCACATGACTCAGACATGGAAGTGGCTGCATCAATGTACCCTGCAAACAACAGCATTGCTACATGAGCGACATTCTCCGTTGTCGCTATATCATTATCCTCTGGAATCTGAGCCTCATTAGTAAAGACATCTTTGACAGAGTTCGGAATCCACACCTTCTTGACTCCATCGCCAATGTTAATTTGGAATGCTGTTTTTGAAGGTTGAACTTGTGCCTTTGGTTGTGATGCTGTTGAAGTCTGAGCGACAGGACGAACTGGGCGAGGCGTTGAAGCAACGGATGGTGAAACAGGCTTTTCCTTGACCTGTGTAGGTTGTGGGTGCAGTTTCTTCCATGTGTCTTCAATCTTTGACACCATGTACTTTCTGCCAATCTCAGAAGCCTTGAACACGGAAGCGTTCTTGCCGACTGTATAGCCGACAAGTTTCCGCTGCTTGTCGTAACGAGGTTTAACCTCATAGCCTTTCATGCGCAACAGATTGAAATATCTGTCAATGTTGAACTGCTGCATATCTTTGAGGATATGTTCGCAATCCTCCGCAAGTTCAGCCTTTCGCATATTCCGAATCTCCTGCGGTTGTTCCCATCCATGGCGCTTATTGATGATTTCCGCAGCCTTCATTGCCCGAAGGTGAATATCGTGTACATCATTGGTCTTACCCTCCATATCCACACGACAACAATCAATGTGAAGGTGCAGCATTCCAGACTTGGAATCAGAGTGCAGTCCGCCCACATTCATAGAATTGGTGAAGTTGGTCTTTATTTCATTGGAGAAACCGTTGGGCGAAAGTCCAACAGAATCCAAAACTCCCAATGCTTCGTCTTGGAGGTTTGCCCAATCTGCCATCGTGAAGTTTGCAGACTCTTCCTTTGATGGGGAAAGTACAAAAGTGGTCATGAACCTTTCCAACTTTCTGCCAACCGTCCTTTCCGCCTGATGATACTGGCAATGATGCTTCATCATGTACCAGATGGCGGTAGGGTCAAGACCATCGGGCATGTTGTTCACCTTGACCGTCTTTGCCTTCTCCTTTTCCAATGCGTACCTTACGGAATTGCCTCCATACGATACGACCTTTGCGAGCATAATCATGATTGTTCCTTTGATTTTGTCTGTACGTTTGTTGCGATATTCTCTTCAATGCTATACCAATGTTGGATAAGTCCTGCAACGGCATCAATCCACCAACGCATGAACTTCTCATTCTTGAAGAACCGAGCCTTTTCCTCAGCCGTTTTCTTGGATAGCACGTTGCTGATTTTTATCAAATCCGTCCTTGCGATGGCGAGAGAGTTGAGAGCGTCCACCTCTTCCTTGGTGAGCCTCATGCGTGGACGGTGCTTTAAGCCAGTCTCAACGACATAGCGGCTCAGGCTTAACCCACACTCCTTGGCATGTGTCTGGAGACGTTTCAATTCCTCTTCCGTGCATCGGTAGGTATGGACTTCCGTAGGCGGTTTTCTTATGATGTTCTTCTTTCTCATTTGTTCTTGTCTCAAATTAAAATGGGATGATTACAAGCATCTTACAAAGGTGGTCACGACTGCGAGCCTGCGAGTAGTCCGAGAAACTTTTAGGAATACAGAAAGACGGACACGGCTTCTGTATTACAAAAGGATTTCTCGAAAAGTACCTATAAAATGACGGCACTTTTAACAGCCTCCGTCCCCAAGGCTGCTTAAACGTATAACAGTTGGGCGGTAGCCTATGGCGGTTAATCGTCCTTTGGGATGATTTTTATGTATAGTGGCTTATTTGCCTCTGTATGCCTATTGATTGCCGTTATGGTATTCGTTAGGTTTGTAGCCATTGGCATTAGAACCGTTCGACTGTTGTGTTTGACCTCCAAACTGATGCTGTGGATATGTGTTGTGCTCTCCCTCATTCTGTTTGGCATCTGCTTCTTGCAGGGAAGAAGGATTGCCAACAGACTGTCTGGAGTAGTTTTGCTGTGGAGAAATTCCACCAGTAATAGCATCGGAAAGATTGCCATTAGTTCCGATCTTACCCACGCTTCCATTATCATTAGATGAAGCCGAATTTAGGGAAGAAGAAATATCTGCCGTAGAAGAATTGCCCTTTTTGTCTGTATCGGATATTCCATTGGAAAAATGCCCATCTTCCTTGTCCGACTTTGTATCAACCCCCGTTGTCGTAACAATTACTCTTACTTGTGGAACTTCCGTGTGGATGATTGCAGAGCCATCAGTATTGCGCTTCAATGAAAATCCGTTCTTGAAAAATCTTCCGTCCACATACCAACCAGAGAGGGAATGCAGGGTAATGATGCGGTTGTCTCCAACTTTTTGTGAAGAGGAAATCCCCACAGCCTCCATAGCCTGTAAAAGTTTGGGTACGGTCTTGCGGTCTTTATCCCAGAGTTTGGCAAGTTGGGTATTGTCAACCATACATTGCCCACACAAGATTTCCACTTGTTGGGTCTTGCTGATAGGTACAAGTGTTGTTTCACGTTCGGCAAGAGAGGCAAGAGACATGAAGCATTCCATGCGGTCAATCTTGTACTTCTTGCAGCGAAGATACTCCATCTGTACATCGGACAGCGTGAAGTAGTAATGTATCTTTTGTTTATCCATCTTCTGTAAATTTTGAATATTATAACCATAAATGGCAAGACTGTTTTTCTCAGTAAAGAGAAAATCATCTGTGCCGTCCTCTCCTTGGGGAAATGTCCTCTGCTATAACATAGAGCTCGCCTTGCAACCTGTCATTAGAATGGCTGCTTAATCGTGAAATGCACTCAATGCAGACAGACTGGGCAAGAAGTTTTCTTCTTCCGACAGTTGCTTCATCATTGATGCCCTTGTTGGCTC
Proteins encoded in this region:
- a CDS encoding relaxase/mobilization nuclease domain-containing protein gives rise to the protein MIMLAKVVSYGGNSVRYALEKEKAKTVKVNNMPDGLDPTAIWYMMKHHCQYHQAERTVGRKLERFMTTFVLSPSKEESANFTMADWANLQDEALGVLDSVGLSPNGFSNEIKTNFTNSMNVGGLHSDSKSGMLHLHIDCCRVDMEGKTNDVHDIHLRAMKAAEIINKRHGWEQPQEIRNMRKAELAEDCEHILKDMQQFNIDRYFNLLRMKGYEVKPRYDKQRKLVGYTVGKNASVFKASEIGRKYMVSKIEDTWKKLHPQPTQVKEKPVSPSVASTPRPVRPVAQTSTASQPKAQVQPSKTAFQINIGDGVKKVWIPNSVKDVFTNEAQIPEDNDIATTENVAHVAMLLFAGYIDAATSMSESCGGGGSSPESGWGKKDDEDDWKFAHRCAQMAHSMCKPKPRSRSFHR
- a CDS encoding plasmid mobilization protein, whose product is MRKKNIIRKPPTEVHTYRCTEEELKRLQTHAKECGLSLSRYVVETGLKHRPRMRLTKEEVDALNSLAIARTDLIKISNVLSKKTAEEKARFFKNEKFMRWWIDAVAGLIQHWYSIEENIATNVQTKSKEQS